Part of the Polaribacter sp. Hel1_33_78 genome is shown below.
CGTATGACTGGAAACTTTTAAGTACTTCTATTTTGTTTTTTATAGGAAAAGGTCTTGTGTATAATTTCATTCCGTGAATCAGCAACTAATTGAGAATACAATTACTACTTAGAGTATCTATTCCCAAAGTTTAAGAAAAAAAGGTTATTTTTTAGTTCAGTTCTTGGTTGTAGCTTTTCGTTATTTACTAACGATATTATTCAATTTTTATAAAATTTTGTATTATTCCATTTTCAATTTTAGCAAAGCTTATTATTTTACCTTTTTCTTCATAAAAATTTAATGACAAGGGAGTTTCCTTTATGAAAAATTTATTTTTTTTATAGGGAACTATTTCAGTTTTTCTGGTGCTCTTAATATAAATACGCTTATTTTCTATTATTATATTAAGCACACTACGACCCTCTAAATAATAAGTACCAGTATACTTTTTTAAAATATCTTGTGATAGCTTTATTTGTTTATAATCCTTTTGTGGTTTATTGCTTTTTGAAATAAATTATCAAACGATTTTTTTTTTAACTTATTTATGTAATGTTAGCAGCTTATATATTCAACAATCTTTTTGCAGCGTTAAACGGGGTTGTTTTTCCGTTTTCTAAATTGTTAATTTCTTTTTCTAGTGCTTTTTTAATCTTCTTTTTTTGATAGAAATTGTCTTTTAGTTGTTGTTCTATAGTGGCTAATAACCAATATTTATTTTGGTTATTTCTTTTCAGTGTAAAATAGCCGTTCTCTTTTGTTAAAGAGATATAATCAACAATCATTTTATCAATTTTTGAAATACCTATATGCAGTAATGCACTTGCAGTGATTACTTTCGGCTGCCAGTTGCTTTCTTTTATGGGGTATAAGTGCAAAGCTCTATTAAATTCAACTTTGGCAATTTTAGCGTTCTTTTCATTATCTCCATCAGCTTTGTTAATCACAATAGCATCTGCCATTTCTATAATTCCGCGTTTAATTCCTTGCAATTCATCGCCAGCTCCCGCCAATTTTAATAATAAAAAAAAGTCGACCATGGAGTGCACAACGGTTTCAGATTGCCCAACGCCAACAGTTTCAATTATAATAGTATCAAAACCGGCGGCTTCACATAGAATGATGCTTTCGCGTGTTTTTTGCGCAACTCCGCCCAACGATGTGCCAGAAGGAGAAGGTCTAATAAAAGCATTTTTATCAGTAACCAATTCTTCCATTCTCGTTTTATCTCCTAAAATAGAACCTTTGTTTACAGAGCTACTTGGGTCTACAGCGAGTACAGCGACTTTTTTGCCTTGCGTTGTTAAATGTTTTCCAAAAGCTTCAATAAATGTGCTTTTTCCAACACCTGGAACACCTGTAATACCAATTCTTATGGAATTATTTGCAGAGGGCAAGCAGCGTTCTAAAATTTCATTTGCTTTTTGTTGATGCTTGGCATTGGTACTCTCTACTAACGTAATGGCTCTGCTTAAAAAAGTGATATCTCCTGTTAAGATTTTAGCAACAAATTCATCCACAGAATTTTGTTTAGCTCTACTGGTTTTAATTTTTTCTGCAGCAGATTTACTGGTTGTTTCTGGTTTAGAAATACCTTCTTTTTCATGTAATGCAGACGTTTTTTTAACCATTGTAAAATAAAAAATTCACAGTAAAAATAAACTATTTATAGAATAATAGGAAAGATTTTAGGTCTTAAAAATTTTATCAGCATAAAAACATTTTTAAAGAATATAAAGTCTGCAAAAGAGTCGGTTTCATAATTTTTTAAATAGGGGCGCTCTATTCTAAAATAATATGTTGGCTGCAAATAGAGTATAGGTGCATAATTAAACTAGGAGCACTGCTGTTTTTACTTCTGAATTAGGTATTATAAATAGCAAAAAGTGATGTATACAAAATAAATAAAATGTCTTATTGATAGAGAAATCCAATGTTCGTTATCAGTCAAGTAAATGCGGACTATAAAGAAAGTTGTAATTCAAGGAAAATAAAGTACGATAAACATTAAAAGAAAAAATATGTTGGATAAATAACTACTTTTAAATTTACCAAACTTCTAACAAATTCCATTTCGCTATTCTTTTTAAAGTTCCTATATTTATCCGCTGTAAATAGGCACTTTTTTAATGGAACGCTACAAAGAAAATCAACTTAAAGTATACAACTCTTTAACGAAAAAAAAGGAGAATTTTAAAACCATAACAGACGGATATGTAGGTATGTATGTTTGTGGGCCAACGGTGTATAGCAATGCTCATTTGGGGAATGTAAGAACCTTTATGTTCTTTGATGTTGTCTATAGATATTTATTGCATTTAGACTATAAAGTGCGCTATGTGCGTAATATTACAGATGCTGGTCATTTAGAAAACGATGCTGATGAAGGTGAAGATAGAATTTCTAAAAAAGCACGTATCGAAAAAATTGAACCGATGGAAGTCGTGCAACGTTACACAGTAGACTTTCATGATGTCTTAAAAAACTACAATTTTTTACCACCAAGCATAGAACCAACCGCTACAGGTCATATTGTTGAGCAGATAGAAATGATTAAAGAAATCTTGGAGAAAGGTTTTGCTTATGAAATAAATGGTTCGGTATATTTTGACGTTTTAAAGTATAATGAAAGCAGTCATTATGGTATTCTTTCAGGAAGAAAGGTTGAAGATTTAATTCATAATACTCGTTCACTTGATGGACAATCAGATAAGAAAAATCCGCAAGATTTTGCACTTTGGAAAAAAGCAGATGAGAGACACATTATGCGCTGGCCATCTCCATGGAGTGATGGTTTTCCGGGTTGGCATTTAGAATGTTCTGTAATGAGTACAAAATATTTAGGTGAACAATTTGATATTCATGGAGGTGGAATGGATTTAAAATTTCCACATCACGAATGTGAAATTGCGCAATCACAAACTTGTAGCGGAAAGACTCCAGTAAATTATTGGATGCATACTAATATGTTGTTGTTAAATAGTCAGAAAATGGCGAAATCTACGGGTAATTTTATTTTACCAAACGAGATTTTGTCAGGAGAAAATGAGATTCTTCCGAAACCATTTTCAGCGAGTGTCGTTCGTTTTTTTAATATGCAAGCCAATTATAGAAGCATTTTAGATTTTTCTGGTGAAGCATTAGAAGCCTCCGAAAAAGGACATTCAAAATTAATGGAAGCGGTTCGTCTCTTAGATAAAATTGAAGCTGGAAAAACATCAACGTTTGATGTTAAAAAGTGGAAAAAAGACTGTTATTCAGCAATGAATGATGATTTTAATACACCTGTTTTAATTGCGCATTTATTTGAAGCTGTAAAGGTGATCAATCAAATAAAAGAACAAAAAGCAAGCATAACCACTGAGGATATTTTAGTATTAAAAACAACTATTAATGGGTTTGTTTTTGATGTTTTAGGATTGATGAATGAAAATTCTGAAGACAATTCAAAAAAAATAAATGGTGTAGTAGAATTATTAATTAAGTTAAGAAAAGAAGCACGAGAAAATAAAGATTGGACACTATCAGATCAAATTAGAGATGAATTAATTGAATTGGGAATTCAGTTAAAAGACGGTAAAGAAGGCACAACTTTTTCAATCAATTAAGTTGAAGAAAATACTTTCATATCCATTTATTTTATTGGTGCGGTTTTATCAAAGCGCAATTTCACCATTAACACCAGCAGCTTGCAGATACAGTCCGACGTGTTCACATTACACTATTGAGGCTTTGCAAAAACATGGTTTATTTTCTGGTGGTTGGTTGGCAATAAAAAGAATATTTAGTTGTCATCCTTGGGGTGGAAGTGGTTATGATCCTGTTCCAAAAAAAAAGAATAAATAATTAATATCGGTGCTAGTAAGAAGATTAAAGTAATTTGATTTTTAATCAAAGATCGCCTCAGTACATTTTCAATTAAAAATAGAATATAAATAAAATATGAGTTTTTTAGCAATAGAGTGGGACCCATCCTTAGGCATTGATTTAGGTTTTTTTGTGGTACGTTGGTATAGTTTGATGTTTGTAACAGCATTTTTATTGGGTTTACATCTCATGAAAAAGATATATATCAAAGATGAAATTCCTATTGAAAAATTGGATACGTTATTCATGTACACCTTTATTTCGATGCTCATTGGTATGCGTTTAGGAGATGTGTTTTTTTATAGTTGGGATTATTATCAAAATCATTTACTAGAAATTATTTTACCTTTTAAAAAGCAATTAGGAGAGAGTGCTCTTTTTGGCATCATTAAAGATTGGAAGTTTACAGGTTTTACCGGGTTTGCAAGTCATGGAGCAGCAATCGGTATTATTTTTACCATGTATTTTTATGCAAAAAAACATTTACAGAAATCGTGGTTATTTATTTTGGATAGGTTAGCAATTATGGTCGCTTTGGCCGGTTTTTTTATTAGATCCGGGAATTTCTTTAACTCAGAGATTTATGGAAAAGAAACGGGTTCTAACTTTGGTGTTATATTTAAAGCTGCGGGTGAAACAACAGCAAGACACCCAACGCAGTTATATGAAGCTTTTAGTTATTTAATCTTGTTTTTTGTAATGTGGTATTTGTATTGGAAAACGGATAAAAAACAACAAGAAGGTTTCTTATTTGGATTATTTATGACTGTTTTATGGTCTTTAAGGTTCTTTATAGAATTCTTAAAAGAAGCGCAAGTAGTTGGAAGGGAAGATTGGGTTTTCAATTCTTTGAATACAGGTCAGGTTTTGAGTATTCCATTAGTATTCATAGGAATTTGGTTAATGTTAAAGAAAACAAATAAAGCTAAAGAATTAAATGGATAAATTAAAAGAACGTTGGGATATAGATTCCAATTGGTCCATAATCGCAATTTTTATTGTTTTTGCAATAAACGGTTCCTTTGCTGCTTGGGTAGCAAAGCCAATTACTGAGTTTTTAGGTTTATCTCCAGAAGTAATTTCAGTATGGATTTATTGGCCATTAAGAATACTATTAATATTTCCTATTTATCAACTGACATTGCCAATAGTTGGTTGGTTATTTGGGCAGTTTAAATTCTTTTGGACTTTCGAAAAAAAGTTTTTAAGTAGATTAGGACTTGGTTTTTTGTTTAAAGAAAATAATTAGGTTTTAATAATAATATTCTCTTCTTCTTGAGAATTATCTTTGCTGAAAAGATAGGTATACAACCACATAATTGTAAACGTTGGAATAATATTTGTTATAGGAATTATCTCTTCTAAAAAACTAATAATACCAGCAATTTTACCTTTTTCACCTTTATACATTTTAGTCATTAAATAACCAGAAATTGGCGCCCAAACTAAATCTAAAGGTATAATTGTTAAAAAACCAATTAGATCCAACAAGATACTTAATCCTAATTTTTTATATTTTTTATTCATACTTTTATTTGTAGAACATACGTCAAAATTCTTGCCAAAAAATGTTATTTTGTTATATAAAATTATAAGTTTGTTAAAAGTAGGTATTCAAAATGAATTTTAAAGACTTTACCCAAAAAATAGGGGATCTAAAAACAGAAAAACTCGGAGGATTAGAGGCTCAGTTTAAAATGGCGCCTAAACTTCGCTTTAAATATAATCAAGAGAAAATAGTGGCTAGTAAGCCAAAAAAAGCAGCTGTTTTAGCATTGTTTTATCCGAATATAAAAAATGAAACCTGCTTTCTATTAACAAAAAGAGCCAGTTATAAAGGCACACATTCCGCCCAAATAAGTTTTCCAGGGGGAAAAATAGAAAAATCTGACACCAGTTTACAAAAAACGGCATTAAGAGAAACCTTAGAGGAAGTGGGCGTGCAACCTTCATCTGTAGAAATTATAAGAGAATTAACGGATGTATACATACCACCAAGTAATTTTTTAGCAACTCCTTTTTTAGGTACCATTTGTAAAAAACCAGATTTTATTTTAAACCATGAAGTTGAAAAAGAAATTGAAGTTTTATTAAGTGATTTATTGAATGAAGCAAGTATAACCGCCGTGAATATGAATACTTCTTATATGAATAATATGGAGGTACCGTGCTTCAAATTAAATGATCACATAGTTTGGGGGGCAACCGCAATGATGCTCTCGGAAATTAAAGAACTCTTAAAATAGCATGTTCTTAAATTGTTTTGTAATTTTGTTTGTATAACTATAAAAAAAGCAGTAAAAATGCCTCTATTTAAAAGGAATCCGTTTGGACATTATTTATTTATAAAGAAGTGGATTATTCGCTTTTTCGGGGTTATTTCTCATAGCAGGTATCGTAATTTTAATAACCTTCAAATTGAAGGTTCACAAATATTAAGAGATTTACCAGATAAAAAAGTGCTATTCATTTCTAATCATCAAACTTATTTTGCAGATGTTGCTGCTATGTTTCATGTTTTTAATGCTTCTTTAAAAGGTAGAGAAGACTCTATTAAGAATATTGGTTATATATGGAATCCAAAATTAAATTTTTATTTTGTTGCTGCTGGCGAGACAATGAAAGCTGGCTTGTTGCCTAAAATATTTGCCTATGCGGGTGCTGTCTCTATTGATAGAACTTGGAGAAGTGCAGGCGAAAATGTTAAAAGACAAGTAAAAACTTCAGATATTTCAAATATAGGTAAAGCCATAGATGATGGTTGGGTTGTTACGTTTCCGCAAGGAACAACGACGCCTTTTAAACCGATTAGACGGGGAACTGCACATATCATTAAAACATACAAACCAGTGGTGGTGCCAATTGTTATTGACGGTTTTAGACGCTCTTTTGATAAAAAAGGATTACGTATTAAGAGAAAAAATGTTTTACAATCTATGGTCATAAAAGAACCTTTAGAAATTGATTACGAGAATGAAGATATTTCGGATATTGTAACAAAGATTGAGTTTGCTATTGAACAGCACCCATCATTTCTTAAAGTGTTATCTGTGCAAGAATTAGAAGACCTTAAAAAAGAAGAGGTTGCATTAAATAAAAAGAGAAAATTCTGGACTTCTTAGTTAAATAAGCAGACAGATATATATAAAGTCAATGATGTTTTTTTAGATTTATAAATTATAAAAAGCTTCTTATCATAAAACAAAGAAACCTCATAAATTTATGAGGTTTCTTTGTTTTACTATTTTACTAAAAGTAGTTTATCCTTTTACTTTATTTTTAAATTGGTCAAACTTGTCAGCTTGTTTCTTTGGCCAGCTATTGTTAGAAGTATCTACATCTGCAGTTTCAAAATCTGGATCAACCGTAATACTCTTAATTTCTCTTGTTGAAGCAAATACTCTTTTTACAGTTGTGTCATCTTTCATCCAAATTTGAGCAGGGAAAGTTTGTCTTTCAGTAGAACCATCTTCATAAGTCAACTCTACAATAATTGGCATTACTAAACCTCCTGGCTTCTCAAATTCGACAGAATAAATAAAAGATGGAACTTCCTTACCATTTGCATAGCTGTCCATTGCTGATGCATTGGCATCTTCTTTTTTATCTGTAATATATACTAAGTCTCCTAAACCTTCAAAATACTGCTTGTATTGTTCTTTTAACTTAGTTACTCTTTCACTTGGTTTGTCTGTTAAATATAAACTTTTTACTGCTTTAATTGCAATATCTGTTACATCTGTAGTGTAAAACCATCCTCTCCAAAACCAATCTAAGTCCATTCCTGAGGCATCTTCCATAGATCTAAAGAAATCAGCAGGGGTAGGGTGTTTAAACATCCATCTTTTAGAATACGTTCTAAATGCATGGTCAAATAATTCAGGACCCATAATAGTTTTACGTAACATGTATAAACCAGCGGCTGGTTTTGAGTATGCATTCGGACCAAATTGTTTTACATAATCTCCTTGAGACATGATAGGAGAAATATTACTTTGATCTCCACCCATATATCTTGTAATCTTTTTTGCAGGATTGGTAGCAAATAATTCTGAATCGTATGTTAATTCTGCTAAAATCTCTACAAAAGAGTTTAAACCTTCATCCATCCATGTCCATTGTCTTTCATCAGAATTTACAATCATTGGGAAAAAGTTATGTCCAACTTCATGTATAATTACACCAATCATTCCTTTTTTAGTTCTATCAGAATACGTTCCATCAGCATTTGGACGACCAAAGTTGAAACAAATCATTGGATATTCCATTCCTTGTCTTTCTGAGTGAACAGAAATAGCTTTTGGGTAAGGATAATCAAAAGTTAATTTAGAGTATTCAACAAGGGTATGTGCAACCGCTCTTGTTGAATGCTCTTCCCATAAAGGATTTCCTTCTTTTGGATATAGAGAAACGGCCATTACAGTTTTACCATTTACGTTGGTCGCCATTGCATCCCAAATATATTTTCTTGAAGATGCAAAAGCAAAATCTCTTACTCTTTGAGCTTTAAATTTCCAAGTTTTTGTGCCGCTAGCGCGTACTTTTTCAGCTTTTTCCGCTTCTTCTTGGGTTACAATGAATACTGGGTTATCAAAACTCTTTCTTGCTTTTTCCCAACGTTTGCGTTGTGTTTTAGATAAAACATTTTTTTCATTTTGTAAAACACCGGTAGCATCTACAATATGATCAGCAGGCACTGTTAAGTTTACTTCATAATCTCCAAATTCTAAAGCAAATTCACTTCTTCCCCAGAATTGCATGTTTTGCCATCCTTCTACATTGTCATAAACGGCTAACCTTGGGAAGAACTGAGCAATCGTATAGTTGTTATTTCCATCAGGAAAAGTTTCTAAACCAGAACGTCCACCATCCTTATTAATGTCATTTATTTTATAGTTCCATTTAATTCTAAATTTGAAAGATTCACCAGGAGCTAATGCTTTAGGTAAATTAATACGCATCATTGT
Proteins encoded:
- the yidD gene encoding membrane protein insertion efficiency factor YidD, with product MKKILSYPFILLVRFYQSAISPLTPAACRYSPTCSHYTIEALQKHGLFSGGWLAIKRIFSCHPWGGSGYDPVPKKKNK
- a CDS encoding CoA pyrophosphatase encodes the protein MNFKDFTQKIGDLKTEKLGGLEAQFKMAPKLRFKYNQEKIVASKPKKAAVLALFYPNIKNETCFLLTKRASYKGTHSAQISFPGGKIEKSDTSLQKTALRETLEEVGVQPSSVEIIRELTDVYIPPSNFLATPFLGTICKKPDFILNHEVEKEIEVLLSDLLNEASITAVNMNTSYMNNMEVPCFKLNDHIVWGATAMMLSEIKELLK
- a CDS encoding M1 family metallopeptidase; the encoded protein is MKKIFPLVFSLFFVVFTNFAQEKKEAKKTQQGHIDQNKFRQMKDVLATPNDQHTASGAPGHQYSQQKVDYLMNIRLEESTNIIYGDEKITYQNNSKDHLEYLWVQLDQNMRADDSKTPLATSGGAAAFITPNNFQSTYMKEGKGFGFNIEKVETNDAPLSHFINRTMMRINLPKALAPGESFKFRIKWNYKINDINKDGGRSGLETFPDGNNNYTIAQFFPRLAVYDNVEGWQNMQFWGRSEFALEFGDYEVNLTVPADHIVDATGVLQNEKNVLSKTQRKRWEKARKSFDNPVFIVTQEEAEKAEKVRASGTKTWKFKAQRVRDFAFASSRKYIWDAMATNVNGKTVMAVSLYPKEGNPLWEEHSTRAVAHTLVEYSKLTFDYPYPKAISVHSERQGMEYPMICFNFGRPNADGTYSDRTKKGMIGVIIHEVGHNFFPMIVNSDERQWTWMDEGLNSFVEILAELTYDSELFATNPAKKITRYMGGDQSNISPIMSQGDYVKQFGPNAYSKPAAGLYMLRKTIMGPELFDHAFRTYSKRWMFKHPTPADFFRSMEDASGMDLDWFWRGWFYTTDVTDIAIKAVKSLYLTDKPSERVTKLKEQYKQYFEGLGDLVYITDKKEDANASAMDSYANGKEVPSFIYSVEFEKPGGLVMPIIVELTYEDGSTERQTFPAQIWMKDDTTVKRVFASTREIKSITVDPDFETADVDTSNNSWPKKQADKFDQFKNKVKG
- the meaB gene encoding methylmalonyl Co-A mutase-associated GTPase MeaB, giving the protein MVKKTSALHEKEGISKPETTSKSAAEKIKTSRAKQNSVDEFVAKILTGDITFLSRAITLVESTNAKHQQKANEILERCLPSANNSIRIGITGVPGVGKSTFIEAFGKHLTTQGKKVAVLAVDPSSSVNKGSILGDKTRMEELVTDKNAFIRPSPSGTSLGGVAQKTRESIILCEAAGFDTIIIETVGVGQSETVVHSMVDFFLLLKLAGAGDELQGIKRGIIEMADAIVINKADGDNEKNAKIAKVEFNRALHLYPIKESNWQPKVITASALLHIGISKIDKMIVDYISLTKENGYFTLKRNNQNKYWLLATIEQQLKDNFYQKKKIKKALEKEINNLENGKTTPFNAAKRLLNI
- the cysS gene encoding cysteine--tRNA ligase; this translates as MERYKENQLKVYNSLTKKKENFKTITDGYVGMYVCGPTVYSNAHLGNVRTFMFFDVVYRYLLHLDYKVRYVRNITDAGHLENDADEGEDRISKKARIEKIEPMEVVQRYTVDFHDVLKNYNFLPPSIEPTATGHIVEQIEMIKEILEKGFAYEINGSVYFDVLKYNESSHYGILSGRKVEDLIHNTRSLDGQSDKKNPQDFALWKKADERHIMRWPSPWSDGFPGWHLECSVMSTKYLGEQFDIHGGGMDLKFPHHECEIAQSQTCSGKTPVNYWMHTNMLLLNSQKMAKSTGNFILPNEILSGENEILPKPFSASVVRFFNMQANYRSILDFSGEALEASEKGHSKLMEAVRLLDKIEAGKTSTFDVKKWKKDCYSAMNDDFNTPVLIAHLFEAVKVINQIKEQKASITTEDILVLKTTINGFVFDVLGLMNENSEDNSKKINGVVELLIKLRKEARENKDWTLSDQIRDELIELGIQLKDGKEGTTFSIN
- the lgt gene encoding prolipoprotein diacylglyceryl transferase, with protein sequence MSFLAIEWDPSLGIDLGFFVVRWYSLMFVTAFLLGLHLMKKIYIKDEIPIEKLDTLFMYTFISMLIGMRLGDVFFYSWDYYQNHLLEIILPFKKQLGESALFGIIKDWKFTGFTGFASHGAAIGIIFTMYFYAKKHLQKSWLFILDRLAIMVALAGFFIRSGNFFNSEIYGKETGSNFGVIFKAAGETTARHPTQLYEAFSYLILFFVMWYLYWKTDKKQQEGFLFGLFMTVLWSLRFFIEFLKEAQVVGREDWVFNSLNTGQVLSIPLVFIGIWLMLKKTNKAKELNG
- a CDS encoding DUF6787 family protein; protein product: MDKLKERWDIDSNWSIIAIFIVFAINGSFAAWVAKPITEFLGLSPEVISVWIYWPLRILLIFPIYQLTLPIVGWLFGQFKFFWTFEKKFLSRLGLGFLFKENN
- a CDS encoding 1-acyl-sn-glycerol-3-phosphate acyltransferase yields the protein MPLFKRNPFGHYLFIKKWIIRFFGVISHSRYRNFNNLQIEGSQILRDLPDKKVLFISNHQTYFADVAAMFHVFNASLKGREDSIKNIGYIWNPKLNFYFVAAGETMKAGLLPKIFAYAGAVSIDRTWRSAGENVKRQVKTSDISNIGKAIDDGWVVTFPQGTTTPFKPIRRGTAHIIKTYKPVVVPIVIDGFRRSFDKKGLRIKRKNVLQSMVIKEPLEIDYENEDISDIVTKIEFAIEQHPSFLKVLSVQELEDLKKEEVALNKKRKFWTS